In a genomic window of Punica granatum isolate Tunisia-2019 chromosome 6, ASM765513v2, whole genome shotgun sequence:
- the LOC116211574 gene encoding biotin carboxyl carrier protein of acetyl-CoA carboxylase, chloroplastic isoform X2 — protein MASSLSTTASTLPKATTNPPLTSRSPSSPAPFRLCSYKPKLGFPAKGLRHNWNRSIFVKTQSKEVAFDGSSNAAAISALKSGVAPSDSKDTQPSGATLATEESISEFISQVSNLVKLVDSKDIVELQLKQLDCELLIRKKEALPQPPSLPPPMMIHSPASALASAAPPMPAPAPVSAPPSAPSPSPSPPAAKSAESSLPPLKCPMAGTFYRSPGPSEQPFVKKGDKVQKGQVVCIIEAMKLMNEIEADQSGTIVDVLVEDGKPVSVDTPLFIIKP, from the exons ATGGCGTCGTCTCTCTCCACAACGGCCTCCACTCTGCCCAAGGCCACCACGAACCCGCCTCTCACCAGCCGCTCTCCCTCCTCCCCTGCCCCATTCCGGCTCTGCTCTTACAAGCCCAAGCTCGGCTTCCCCGCCAAG GGCCTGCGTCATAATTGGAACCGTTCCATATTCGTGAAAACCCAATCAAAAGAG GTTGCTTTTGACGGATCCTCAAATGCTGCTGCTATATCTGCCTTGAAGTCAGGAGTGGCTCCATCAGACTCCAAGGACACACAGCCATCTGGTGCTACTCTGGCTACTGAGGAGTCGATCTCTGAGTTCATTTCTCAAGTTTCAAACCTAGTCAA GCTTGTTGATTCTAAGGACATTGTGGAGTTACAGTTGAAACAACTTGACTGTGAACTCCTAATTCGCAAGAAGGAAGCCTTGCCTCAACCACCATCTCTGCCTCCACCTATGATGATTCATTCTCCTGCTTCTGCATTAGCCTCGGCAGCTCCTCCTATGCCAGCTCCAGCGCCTGTCTCAGCTCCCCCTTCGGCTCCAAGCCCATCACCTTCACCACCTGCTGCAAAGTCAGCTGAATCATCACTTCCACCTCTTAAATGCCCAATGGCTGGAACTTTCTATAGGAGTCCTGGACCTAGTGAACAGCCATTTGTGAAG AAAGGAGACAAAGTACAGAAAGGGCAGGTTGTCTGCATCATTGAGGCCATGAAATTGATGAATGAAATAGAA GCTGATCAATCTGGAACAATAGTTGATGTCCTTGTCGAAGATGGGAAGCCTGTGAGCGTTGACACT CCTCTTTTCATTATCAAACCTTAG
- the LOC116211574 gene encoding biotin carboxyl carrier protein of acetyl-CoA carboxylase, chloroplastic isoform X3 — MASSLSTTASTLPKATTNPPLTSRSPSSPAPFRLCSYKPKLGFPAKGLRHNWNRSIFVKTQSKESGVAPSDSKDTQPSGATLATEESISEFISQVSNLVKLVDSKDIVELQLKQLDCELLIRKKEALPQPPSLPPPMMIHSPASALASAAPPMPAPAPVSAPPSAPSPSPSPPAAKSAESSLPPLKCPMAGTFYRSPGPSEQPFVKKGDKVQKGQVVCIIEAMKLMNEIEADQSGTIVDVLVEDGKPVSVDTPLFIIKP, encoded by the exons ATGGCGTCGTCTCTCTCCACAACGGCCTCCACTCTGCCCAAGGCCACCACGAACCCGCCTCTCACCAGCCGCTCTCCCTCCTCCCCTGCCCCATTCCGGCTCTGCTCTTACAAGCCCAAGCTCGGCTTCCCCGCCAAG GGCCTGCGTCATAATTGGAACCGTTCCATATTCGTGAAAACCCAATCAAAAGAG TCAGGAGTGGCTCCATCAGACTCCAAGGACACACAGCCATCTGGTGCTACTCTGGCTACTGAGGAGTCGATCTCTGAGTTCATTTCTCAAGTTTCAAACCTAGTCAA GCTTGTTGATTCTAAGGACATTGTGGAGTTACAGTTGAAACAACTTGACTGTGAACTCCTAATTCGCAAGAAGGAAGCCTTGCCTCAACCACCATCTCTGCCTCCACCTATGATGATTCATTCTCCTGCTTCTGCATTAGCCTCGGCAGCTCCTCCTATGCCAGCTCCAGCGCCTGTCTCAGCTCCCCCTTCGGCTCCAAGCCCATCACCTTCACCACCTGCTGCAAAGTCAGCTGAATCATCACTTCCACCTCTTAAATGCCCAATGGCTGGAACTTTCTATAGGAGTCCTGGACCTAGTGAACAGCCATTTGTGAAG AAAGGAGACAAAGTACAGAAAGGGCAGGTTGTCTGCATCATTGAGGCCATGAAATTGATGAATGAAATAGAA GCTGATCAATCTGGAACAATAGTTGATGTCCTTGTCGAAGATGGGAAGCCTGTGAGCGTTGACACT CCTCTTTTCATTATCAAACCTTAG
- the LOC116211574 gene encoding biotin carboxyl carrier protein of acetyl-CoA carboxylase, chloroplastic isoform X1, producing MASSLSTTASTLPKATTNPPLTSRSPSSPAPFRLCSYKPKLGFPAKGLRHNWNRSIFVKTQSKEPSVAFKVAFDGSSNAAAISALKSGVAPSDSKDTQPSGATLATEESISEFISQVSNLVKLVDSKDIVELQLKQLDCELLIRKKEALPQPPSLPPPMMIHSPASALASAAPPMPAPAPVSAPPSAPSPSPSPPAAKSAESSLPPLKCPMAGTFYRSPGPSEQPFVKKGDKVQKGQVVCIIEAMKLMNEIEADQSGTIVDVLVEDGKPVSVDTPLFIIKP from the exons ATGGCGTCGTCTCTCTCCACAACGGCCTCCACTCTGCCCAAGGCCACCACGAACCCGCCTCTCACCAGCCGCTCTCCCTCCTCCCCTGCCCCATTCCGGCTCTGCTCTTACAAGCCCAAGCTCGGCTTCCCCGCCAAG GGCCTGCGTCATAATTGGAACCGTTCCATATTCGTGAAAACCCAATCAAAAGAG CCATCTGTTGCCTTCAAGGTTGCTTTTGACGGATCCTCAAATGCTGCTGCTATATCTGCCTTGAAGTCAGGAGTGGCTCCATCAGACTCCAAGGACACACAGCCATCTGGTGCTACTCTGGCTACTGAGGAGTCGATCTCTGAGTTCATTTCTCAAGTTTCAAACCTAGTCAA GCTTGTTGATTCTAAGGACATTGTGGAGTTACAGTTGAAACAACTTGACTGTGAACTCCTAATTCGCAAGAAGGAAGCCTTGCCTCAACCACCATCTCTGCCTCCACCTATGATGATTCATTCTCCTGCTTCTGCATTAGCCTCGGCAGCTCCTCCTATGCCAGCTCCAGCGCCTGTCTCAGCTCCCCCTTCGGCTCCAAGCCCATCACCTTCACCACCTGCTGCAAAGTCAGCTGAATCATCACTTCCACCTCTTAAATGCCCAATGGCTGGAACTTTCTATAGGAGTCCTGGACCTAGTGAACAGCCATTTGTGAAG AAAGGAGACAAAGTACAGAAAGGGCAGGTTGTCTGCATCATTGAGGCCATGAAATTGATGAATGAAATAGAA GCTGATCAATCTGGAACAATAGTTGATGTCCTTGTCGAAGATGGGAAGCCTGTGAGCGTTGACACT CCTCTTTTCATTATCAAACCTTAG
- the LOC116211575 gene encoding uncharacterized protein LOC116211575, with protein MGLLYHNHHHRLASVMCFLIAAIPLVQSEDSIYDHLRQFGLPAGLLPKGITDFTIDPSDGRFQVNLPQPCNAKFENQVHYDFNVTGTLSPGQIGELSGVSAQELFLWFPVKGIHVDVPSSGLIYFDVGVVDKQFSLSLFESPPDCAAVDPNDPEFSCRPEKEGGLQLESQTESGKICCNGGQENGLRAAS; from the exons atgggtCTTCTTTATCATAATCACCATCATCGTCTTGCTTCGGTTATGTGTTTCCTAATCGCGGCGATCCCCTTGGTCCAATCAGAGGACTCCATATACGACCACCTCCGCCAGTTCGGGCTCCCCGCCGGGCTCCTCCCTAAGGGCATAACCGATTTCACGATCGACCCCTCCGACGGCCGGTTCCAGGTGAACCTGCCGCAGCCCTGCAACGCCAAGTTCGAGAACCAGGTCCACTACGACTTCAACGTCACGGGTACCCTCAGCCCCGGCCAGATCGGCGAGCTGTCCGGCGTGTCCGCCCAGGAGCTGTTCCTCTGGTTCCCCGTCAAGGGCATCCACGTCGACGTCCCCAGCTCCGGCCTCATCTACTTCGACGTCGGGGTCGTGGACAAGCAGTTCTCCCTGTCCCTATTCGAGTCCCCTCCCGATTGCGCCGCCGTGGACCCCAACGATCCCGAGTTCTCTTGCCGGCCCGAGAAGGAGGGTGGCCTCCAGCTGGAGTCTCAG ACTGAATCAGGAAAGATCTGTTGCAATGGTGGGCAAGAAAACGGATTAAGGGCGGCATCATAG
- the LOC116211573 gene encoding membrane-associated protein VIPP1, chloroplastic-like, with product MAMKAPPITGLSLASLPPSTRRPSAVAFRSSFFNSPAGAGLRVGGVRVAFSDRLRCNGHRGGSLGAGMNLFDRFARVIKSYANAIISSFEDPEKILEQAVLEMNDDLVKMRQATAQVLASQKQLQNKCKAAENASEDWYKRAQLALSKGDEDLAREALKRRKSYADNAAALRAQLDQQKTVVDNLVSNTRLLESKIQEAKSKKDTLRARAQSAKTATKVSEMLGNVNTSSALSAFEKMEEKVLAMESQAEALNQLTSDDLEGKFALLESSSVDDDLTNLKKELSGATKKGDLPPGRSAVATNSSFPFQDSEIEKELNELRRKAKEF from the exons ATGGCCATGAAAGCGCCGCCAATTACCGGTTTGAGCTTGGCTTCACTGCCACCTTCTACCCGGAGGCCCTCCGCCGTGGCCTTCAGATCGTCCTTCTTCAACAGCCCCGCAG GGGCAGGGCTTCGTGTTGGTGGGGTGAGAGTTGCCTTTTCGGATAGGCTAAGATGCAATGGCCATCGTGGAGGTTCCCTCGGGGCTGGGATGAATCTATTCGATCGGTTTGCCCGCGTCATTAAG TCTTATGCAAATGCCATTATTAGCTCGTTCGAGGATCCAGAGAAGATCTTAGAACAAGCTGTACTCGAGATGAATGATGATTTGGTCAAAATGCGTCAGGCAACTGCCCAG GTTCTAGCATCCCAAAAACAGTTACAGAACAAGTGTAAAGCTGCAGAGAATGCTTCTGAAGACTG GTATAAACGGGCCCAACTGGCTCTCTCAAAAGGTGATGAGGATCTCGCAAGGGAAGCACTTAAACGCCGGAAATCGTATGCT GATAATGCAGCTGCTTTGAGAGCTCAGCTGGATCAGCAGAAGACTGTTGTGGACAATCTTGTCTCAAACACAAGG CTCCTGGAGAGCAAAATTCAGGAGGCAAAATCAAAGAAAGACACCCTCAGAGCACGTGCACAGTCTGCAAA GACTGCGACTAAAGTGAGTGAGATGCTGGGGAATGTTAACACAAGCAGTGCTCTTTCTGCATTTGAGAAGATGGAGGAAAAAG TTTTGGCCATGGAGTCTCAAGCTGAGGCACTCAACCAATTAACATCTGATGATCTTGAGGGGAAG TTTGCATTGCTGGAGAGTTCGTCTGTGGACGATGATCTCACAAACTTGAAGAAAGAGCTCTCTGGAGCCACGAAG AAGGGAGATCTTCCACCGGGGAGAAGTGCTGTAGCGACAAACTCGAGCTTCCCATTTCAGGACTCTGAAATCGAGAAGGAGCTGAACGAACTGAGGAGAAAAGCAAAGGAGTTCTAG
- the LOC116212444 gene encoding protein TIC 20-II, chloroplastic — MATIALLRLSVHHHRAPKPYHQPPPTTASTFTPGLPRFLKSPPASSRIPPLPRHRRRGGPVVRMSYSSTPATDRLISAVAYMLPFFNSLQYGRFLFLKYPALGVLFDPILPLLSLYKSVPYASFVAFFALYLGIVRNPSFSHYVRFNSMQAVTLDVLLVIPLLLQRILSPGRAGLGFRLMVWGHNAIFVFSVLCFLYSVASSILGRTPYLPFVADAAGRQL; from the coding sequence ATGGCAACGATAGCTCTCCTCCGCCTCTCCGTCCACCACCACCGCGCCCCTAAACCCTACCACCAGCCGCCGCCCACCACCGCCTCCACATTCACCCCGGGGCTCCCCCGTTTCCTCAAGTCTCCTCCGGCTTCCAGTCGGATCCCTCCCCTCCCGCGCCACCGCCGGCGAGGAGGGCCCGTCGTCCGCATGTCCTACAGCTCCACCCCGGCCACGGACCGCCTCATCTCCGCCGTCGCCTACATGCTCCCCTTCTTCAACTCCCTCCAGTACGGCCGCTTCCTCTTCCTCAAGTACCCAGCCCTCGGCGTCCTCTTCGACCCCATCCTCCCCCTCCTCTCCCTCTACAAGTCCGTCCCTTACGCGAGCTTCGTCGCCTTCTTCGCCCTCTACCTCGGCATCGTCCGGAACCCGAGCTTCAGCCACTATGTCCGCTTCAACTCTATGCAGGCTGTCACCCTCGACGTCCTCCTCGTCATCCCCCTCCTCCTGCAGAGGATACTGAGCCCCGGCCGCGCCGGTCTCGGGTTCCGCCTCATGGTCTGGGGCCACAACGCGATCTTCGTCTTCAGCGTCCTCTGCTTCCTCTACAGCGTCGCCTCGAGCATTCTGGGCCGGACCCCTTACTTGCCCTTTGTCGCCGATGCTGCGGGCCGGCAGCTCTAA